One Scyliorhinus torazame isolate Kashiwa2021f chromosome 17, sScyTor2.1, whole genome shotgun sequence genomic window, GGACAGTCTACACAAGACTTAAATCATGAGCCAGTTCCCCAAATTACCGTAGCCCACAAGCGTCAAAAACAATTTCATTTGATATTTTAAGCACTGTAGATTAAGCTAACATGTTTACTCGATTCACCTACAATTAAATAGTTTTGCTCCCTTTATGATGACACTGAACTTGAGCATCCCTCAGAACATAGACTCCATTGGAGAAGATGTATAATCTAAGAAACCTCAGCATTTGGCTTTAAGATCAGAACCAAGGTGTTCAAGGAAAGAATATCCAATTTTTGCAGGTGCCAGGCGTGTCACTTTGATGTATTCAGGTGGTCTTGCAGGAGGTGATATGACAATTGCTTTTGTCCTTGGAATTACATGGGCTTTGGGATCATTTCACAATTTGACAGTCACTAGACTGCAGTGCAGTCACTATTGACTTCTTTCTGCAGTGGTGCAAATTTGTAAATCTAACAATGTGTCATCTGTTCATCTCCCCATTCAGTACTGGATCAACGGGCTTCCATGGCACACTTTACCTGTTTGGGCATCTGTGGTTCGAAAAGGTGGAGCAGAGCccaaggtgtaaaagcaacagtaTTTGCACTGCTGAAGGAGGAGCAGTACTACAATCTCTTAACTCCACAAACTGCTCCTTCTCAACAGGCAGTTTTGGGTGTGGGGCCTAGTTGGAATTATATCTTTCACCCAGGCCCGTAATCTTGTCACTTTCCGTACAGCTCATTAATGTTGGTGATTAATGTAATGTCATCAGTTCAACATGACTGCCGATGGCATTTGCAGGACTTGTTCTGTAGACTTATTGCTGGAATCAAATATGGATATTTTCTTCCCTATGCCTCGGAGCTTCTATGTTTTTCACGATTTATAACCAACAGCCCTCCTTGATACATAGGATGTGAAAATAAACACCTACTCCTGTTCTTTTAGGAGTTCATATTCTGTGGAACCCATGGCTTTGTAACTTGCAACCTACACACTGCAGTTTGATCTGATCAAGCTGTTTGAACTAAACGTATCTTGATATGAAAAATTGTGAATCAAAGGTACGAGTTTCTTGTTTTAAGGCTGAAGAAAGGAAAGATCCTTGCTTTTTccatgtaattttttttttaaagtacccaattctttgttgttcaattaaggagcaatttagcatggctaatccaccatgagacccacacagagacggggagaatgcgcaaactccacacagacagtggcccagggctaggatcgaacccgggtcctcggcggcgtgaggtagcaatgctaatcactgcgccaccatgttgcccctttTCCGTGTGATTTTTATGAATAGATAAATACTCTGTTGTTTTCTCACTAATTCCTTACTTAAACGCCCATCCATCCCATTCTTAACTGTGTTCAGGAGTTTCTTGTCCTATTGACTATCCACATTCAAATTTCCCAGTCCCTACCTCTCCACTGGTGAAATACCCCCTAATAAGGCAAAGGCAAATTGCCTTTAGGTTGTATCTCATTATGGGTTCTTGCAGAATGGTATTGACAGAGGCTTCAGACAGCTAGCAGCCAAATCTATCTCTCAAGAGAACTCTTGGATATTCAAGCAAGTCAAGATGGATGATGCCCATGAAAAAGTAACTTGGATATTTTTTGGGGGGACAGAATGATGCAATGGGATTTTGTCACTGGCTGGTTTGAGTTGGTTTGTTGCAGAACTTTCTCCTCCCTGGGCATAAAGTACTTTAGTTGAGAGATTCAGCTACTTCAGGGTCCACTTTAATCACAGTATTGGGAGTCGTGGCATTGTGGTTTCTGTTGGCATTGAACCTCCAGTGGAGCTCGGTCACATGGTTTCCTTTTTAATCTTGTGAAAAACTGCGATGCATACGAGGCACAGGCAGCTCCCAGAAAACATGACCAGCTCTCCGATAATCACATGCACCATGAGTTCGGGATGGGCAGACTGTTTTTCTGGTAGTTGTCGTCGTCTGAGGAGCAGAACGTTATAAATAAGGCGGCAAATAAAAGTCACTGTGACCAGCGCCAGAAAAACCCAGTGAGGACAGACACACTTCCTGAAGTCTTGCAGGATGAAGCCCAGAATGATGAGTGTCGGCATTAGGAATCCGAAGATGAGCTTGACGATACCATACTCGGCTGGGGCCTCGAGTGGATCCACGTGGCAATTCACAGACGTGCTCGCAACTTGCCCGACCCCAGTTAGTGCTGTGACCAGAATGGAGAAGAAGATGCTCAGACCCATTGCAGCCAAGATGGGGAAGAACCATTTACTCAATACTTTCCTCACCAGTGCCAGGTGGTCGTTTGCCAAGAGGAAAATCATGATGTGAGTGTATCCTGTGTAAAAGTAGGGGACGTTGAAAAAAAATGACAGGACGCCACAACCAAGAGCAGTGGTATATACAGCCTCTGGTCTGACAACATCAGTCAGTGAGAAAAGAATGAGTGTGAAATCGGCCACAGTCAGAGAGAATAGAATGATATCAAGTTGTTCAAATTTCTTTTTCTTCCTGTAGTTTCTACCATAAATGACGAAGATGAAGATGCCCGTTAGGAATCCCACAAGTCCAAACACGCTGTAGACGTAAACACACCTTGAGATTAAATTTTGTGCTTCCATAAATTTGGTAAATGTATTGTGGTCAAGGTTTGACTCCAAGTGTGTGGAATTGCCAATGTCTGAGGGAGTGTGGGTAGAGTTAAAGGAATTTGAGAGGTCGGTCACATTATGGAGTGTTTCTTGGGAAGTCATTGTAGCTCCTCTCTTCACTCGTCGATTGGCTTACTCAATGTGTGCCGTGATGCAGTCAGTTTGTATCCTGAACTGAAATCTCTGGGAATCGATGCAGTAAATTGGGTTGAGGAAAATTACAAGAGTTCAGCTTTCAACCTGTGAAGGAAAAAGAAGATGTCTAATTAATTTCTATCTACCAACACACTTCTTTTGTGGAATTGTAACCGAACTGAAGGCACATTTAGGAGACAGTGTTGGCTCAGTGATAGCATTCTCGCCTCAGTatcagaaggtcatgggttcaaaccccattcCGATTACTTGAGCACATGATCTAAGATGacactgtagtactgagggagtgctttagTGTTGGGTGTGCCATCTTCCCAATGAGATGTTAAAATTATGCCCTATCTGCATTCTCAGGTgaatgtaccagcctccctgaacaggcgccggaatgtggcgactaggggcttttcacagtaacttcattgaagcctacttgtgacaaaaagcgattttcatttcattttttcattttcatgtaaaTGATCTCACAGCACAATTTGAACTGCAGAAGATTTCCTATATCTTGGctgatatttatccttcaaccaacataaaTGACAGATTATTTAACCTAATCTCTGTAGTTTGTGGGACCTTAGTATTCAAATTCACTGCTGTGTTTCCTGTGTTGCAACAGTGACTACTTCACTGGCTGTTGAAGACTTTGGGACATACATAGATCATAAAAAGCACAGTATAAATGCAAATTTGTTCCTTTCTTACAAATGGAAGTAGTTAGAAACATTGATTTTAAAGCCCTGTTTACTCTTCTGGTGAGATGATTTTCAATCACCATGTCGCATTCACTGAGGTGTTTACCAGACCCCCCTCAAGATGTTGCGCCCTGTAATATATTAATTTGGCAATACGAATTCCAATACGAATTTGGCAATGCAAATTCCTATATTTATTTGGCAATATGAATTCATATATTAATTTGGCAGTATTGATTCCTATGTTGATTTAGCAGTACAAATTCCTATATTAAATTGCCATGTGGATTGCTATATTAATTTGACAATGTGGATTGCTACATTAATTTGGCAATTGGATTTGTCTATTAATTTGGCAATGTGGATTGCTACATTAATTTGGCACTTGGATTCTTCTATCAATTTGGCAACGTAGATTGCTATATTAATTTGGCAATGTGGATTCCTATGTTAATTTGGCAATTGGATTCTTCTATCAATTTGTCAATGTGAATTCCTATATTAATTTGGCAATGTGGAATGCTATAATAATTTGGCAATATGGATTGCTATATGAATTTGGCAATTGGATTCTTCTATTCATTTTGCATGTGGATTGCTATATTAATTTGGCAATGCGGTTTCCTATGTTAATTTGACTATGTAGATTCCTATGTTAATTTGGCAATGTGGATTTCTCTATTAATTTGGCATGACTAATTCCTACATTAATTTCATAATACAAATTCATATATTAATATGAATTTGGCAATTGGATTCTTCTATTCATTTGGCAACGTGGATTGTTATATTAATTTGGCAACGTGAATTGTTATATTAATTTGGCAATGTAGATTCCTTTAGATTTCCCTGTTAATTAGGCATTGTGGATTCCTTTGTTAATTTGGCAACGTGAATTCCTATGTTAATTTGGCAACGTGAATTCCTATGTTAATTTGGCAATGTGAATTCCTATGTTAATTTGGCAATGTGAATTCCTATATTAATTTTGCAATACAAATTCCTCTTAATATGGCAATACAAATTCCTATATTAATTTGGCAATGTGGATTCCTATATTAATTTGGCAATGTGGATTGCTATATTAATTTGGCAATTGAATTCCTCTACCAATTTGGCAACGTGGATGCTATATTAATTTGACAATGTGAATTCCTATGTTAATTTGGCAATTGGATTCTTCTATCAATTTGGCAATGTGAATCCCTATATTAATTCCTATATTTTGCAATATGGATTTCTATATTAATTTGGCAATTTGGATTCCTATATTAATTTGGCAACGTGGATGCTATATTAATTTGACAGTGTGAATTCCTATGTTAATTGGCAATTGGATTCTTCTATCAATTTGGCAATGTGAATTCCTATATTAATTTGGCAATGTGGAATGCTATAATAATTTGGCAATGTGGATTGCTATATGAATTTGGCAATTGGATTCTTCTATTAATTTGTTAATGTGGATTGTTATATTAATTTGGCAACGTGGATTGTTATATTAATTTGGCAATGCGGATTCCTATGTTAATTTGGCATGATGAATTCCTATATTAATTTGGGAATTAATTCCTATATTAATTTGGCAATGTGGATTCCTCTAGATTTCCCTGTTAATTAGGCATTGTGGATTCCTTTGTTAATTTGGCAACGTGAATTCCTATATTAATTTTGCAATACAAAATCCTCTTTATTTGGCAATACAGATTCCTATATTAATTTTGCAATGTGATTCCTATATTAATTTGGCAACGTGGATTCCTATATTAATTTGCAACGTGGATTCCTATGTTAAATTGGCAATGTGGATTCTTATGTTCATTTGGCAATGTGGATTCTTATGTTCATTTGGCAATGTGGATTCTTATATTATTTTGGCAATGTGGATTCCAGTATTAATTTGGTAATGTGGATTCCTATGTTAATTTGGCAATGTAGATTCCTATATTAATTCTTATATTTGACAATATGAATTCCGATATTAATTTGCAATGTGGATTCCTATATTCATTTGGCAATGTGGATTCCTATATTAATTTGGCAATGTGAATTCCTATGTTGATTTGGCAGAACAGATTCCTATATTAATTTGGCAATATGAATTCCTGTATTAATCTGGCAATACGGAATCCTATATTAATTTGGAAAAACAAATTCCTGTATTAATTTGCAATGTGgattcctgggcagcacggtggcgcagtggttagcactgctgctcacagcgccagggacccgggttcaattctggccttgggtcactgtgtggagtttgtacgttctccccgtgtctgtgtgggtttcctctgggtgctccggattcctcccacagtccaaagatatgcgtgttaggtggattggccatgctaaattgccccttagtgtcgagggatgtgcgggttaggttatggagttacggggatagtggggattggggaagggtcggtacagactcgatgggccactctATGTAATTCTATGAGACCCTTTTACACTTTCCTTGACCTCCAGCTCTTGCCACTTAGCTCTGGCAGGTTGGTGTAGTTCCTCTTCTCTCCACTGCAGTGCTGTCACTGTAGGGGTTGGAGAGTATTCGGCCAACCTGATTGAAGAATAGTCAACCAATCGGATTGACTGGCAACACTCGAAAGTGTGACTTATTCCCGAGTGAGGGCCGGAAGTCCTACCTGCAGTCAATCAATGCTCACTGTAGCATACATTGGCTGTGTGGCAGTTTGAGTTGGCGGGTTGTGTTCCCTGCCGAATTTCGAATAAATTCAGGCCCAAGTGTTTCAGTAACCCAGAACTAAACCAAAATATTGCGGAAAGTTCCATTGAGTTTGTGTATGGCAAGATACTTTACAGCAAACTAGTAATGCTCAACTTTAGGACACCATATCCCTTCCTGAAGCCTCGCGACCTGCtaataatttcaccatctgctctgCTCAAACAACTGGGCTGCTGGTGTGTCAGTCACCAAATCACACTTCTTTCTCCCGCACAATTCCTGTGCCTCCTTTTCCTTCTTTGTATACGTCACTTTATTCCACCCCTCTTACCGTTAAAGTCCTTATTGTTTGCATCTCCTCAAGACACATCGTGAGTTTCTGCCTAATATATCCTTCCTCCATCTCTGTGACTCCTCAAGGATTCAAGGTGCATCTCAACTCCTTTAACCTCTTCACTAAATTCGTTAAGCACTCCCTTGATATAAGCTCCTTTACCAATATATTCAGGACTCAACCATGTCATATCCCAAGGTCCTTCTGCCCTCACCTTTCATCAGACTATATTTGGCCACTTTGGTGCATCCCTGCCTACCTACATCCAGCTCCCACTAGTACCCCCACTGCTTCCTGCATCTGTCCCAGGAAAGATAAATCTTCCACAAGTCACCTCCAACTGAACTTTCAAATTCCCAAATTTTAAGACTTGGTTGCAGGTGCATTGTTGTATATGTAAAGACAGTTGACTTAgttgatatcacccccactcctcaAAAatagaggcctggataaatgatatggctgggttcataaagttggagaggattaagttcgccttgagagggtctgcgcaggggttctacaggcggtggcaaccgttcctagactatctcgcggagcgttagaggaaggtcggtatatatatatcattttgccatgtatatatcttgctctgcgcgatttctcggtttttttttgttacggggggggggggggttattgtttgtaagggagaaaaattgtgttaaaaaactttaataaatatatattttttaaaaatatcacCCCTCCTCAAAAATATCACCCTCCTCCTGAAAAAGATCATCCTCCGAGGGCAGAATAGTGGTGCAGTGAgtaagtagcactgctgcctcattgcgctgaggtcctcggttcgatcccggctctgggtcactatccatgtggagtttgcacattctccccgtgtttgcctgggtttcgccaccacaatgtgcaggttaggtggattggccacgctaaattgccccttaattggaaaaaatgaattgtgcactctaaatttaaaaaaaaacatcaccCTCCCTCCTCAAAAGCATCATTCCCCTTTCTCAGAAACATCATTCCCCCTCCTCAAAAACATCATTCCCCCCTCCTCAAAAACATCATTTCGCGTCCTCAAAATCATCCCCTCCCTTCAAAACCaacctctccccctccatcacccctccTCAAAAGCAGATGGATGGTGCGATGGGGAGAAAGTACTGCTGACTGACAAAGCTATGAAGTACTTGAATGGGCCTCACTGTGTAACTTGAATGGTCTCCCCACCAGGTGGCAGCAATGCAGTTTCTTTGCTGGAAATAGTTATAATGCGGGACCGCCAGGTATTCTGACCAGTAAAATTGAAATGcaatggcccagattttgcagccAAACTATGGCACTCAGCATTGCTGGAGGATTTACACATTAGTAACTTGTCACAAGGAAGGATTTCCCAGCATTTGCGAATCGCTGCATGTTTCTGCACCACTCCACAGTTAGTTTCACAAAAACCTTAATCACTGCCCCTGTCCCCACCTACCCTCCAGTCAATACATTTCATGATGTTGCCTCATTTGGCAGATTTATTGCTAACTAAACTCAACGCAAAAAGTTAGGGCTTTAATTTAATTGTACACATTTCTTTTCAATGATTTATATTCTTGAAATAACCTCAACCCTGAATGGGGCCAATTAAAAGTGTGAATTATCATTCCTGCAGGTACATTGTTCTCGGAAGTTTTTAAAACGTTGATATAATGAGTGAGATTgaacggccacgctgcgcccgaagAGCAGTTTCACCGTGGCCAATAGGAGCCGGGAGATCCTGCTcttgggatctacctggcttgcaacgcTTGGCGAGATCTAACCCGATCCCGcgggacagctagcctcactctaatatgcagtttcccgaggcactgGAGGCGTTGGGATCAATCCCCATCGCCTCTGAGACTTCGGGTGAGTGCCACACAGTGCTGGGCTTCGCAAATGGGgggccaggcggaacggcactcgtgcaggtctcccaggggattggaggcccacaAATGCATGCCATTGGACAGGGTGGTACCTGGATATTGCcgtaaccttaaggggctaggcccgcgccggacaaatttccgccccgccagctggcggaaaaggcctttggtgggccgccagctggcgtggaaatgacatctccgggcggcgcgtgcgcgggagagttagcggccgctgaaggca contains:
- the LOC140394118 gene encoding uncharacterized protein; the protein is MTSQETLHNVTDLSNSFNSTHTPSDIGNSTHLESNLDHNTFTKFMEAQNLISRCVYVYSVFGLVGFLTGIFIFVIYGRNYRKKKKFEQLDIILFSLTVADFTLILFSLTDVVRPEAVYTTALGCGVLSFFFNVPYFYTGYTHIMIFLLANDHLALVRKVLSKWFFPILAAMGLSIFFSILVTALTGVGQVASTSVNCHVDPLEAPAEYGIVKLIFGFLMPTLIILGFILQDFRKCVCPHWVFLALVTVTFICRLIYNVLLLRRRQLPEKQSAHPELMVHVIIGELVMFSGSCLCLVCIAVFHKIKKETM